The genomic segment GTAACCACCAGGGGAAAGCGTCAGATTGTATTTGGTAATTATTTTGACAAGTCCTTCAGGGAGAGAGAAGTTGCCTATGGGAAACACCTGCCCTCGGACGATCAGGTGACCTTACGAAACAAAGTGACCCTGAGAGAATGGACACTGGGGGAAACAGTCACAGCATTTGCCTCGACCGGACTGCGTGTGGAGCGTCTGGATGAAGCACCAAATACGAAGATCAGTGATATTGGCCTCCCCAAAACATTTACTCTGCTTTGTTCAAAAAATGTTGAATAAAAAGTTCAGCTCACGGAACTATGAAAGTGCGTGATGCCTGCAGCAACAGCCGGTACATGGATACGAGAAAGTACAATCCTCAAAAACTTTGGTATGCTTAAGTCTTATAATTCTTGGTAAGCGCTGTCACCGCCTTAACTGGGCGGATTTGAATATAGAAAGCAAACGGTGAGAAACGTGTATCGGGTGCTCCTGGGATACGGCTATTTCAGAAAATTCATCATATCATTGATTAACTGACATTTTTACACGAAATGGATCATGAAGAAGGTGAAACTGTGAAGGAAAAGTCAGCGGATCATTATTCTGAAAAACGGAAAAAGACCGGACTGGAACTGTGGATGACGTTATCACAGGTCTACCATATTCAGGCAAATGCCTATAGCAGATTTCTTCAGAAATGGGAAATATCACTCCCTCAATACGAACTTCTGGTTCAGATTGAGAGGAAACGGCGCCTGTCCCAGAAAGAACTTGCCGCACAACTGTCTGTATCAAAAGGGAATATTACACAGCTACTTGGCCGACTGGAGAAATTGGGTTATGTTACGCGTGAAAAGGAATGGAAAACAAAATATGTTTCACTGACTGAAAAAGGCCATGCACTGTATGCATCAATTATTCCCGAACAACGGGTTTTCCTTGCTTCTCAATTTCATACCCTGTCAAGAAAAGATCAAAAAGCACTGATAAAATTATTGAAAAATATTAAAGGGGCCAGCGATGAGGATACAATAAAATAAGGGGAATATATGTATTAAATAAACGTATGTTTAATGTATAAGTTCTCCTTTTTTAACGGGATTCCTCTATGTTGCTGAAAATGGACTGGATTTATTTACAGATTTCCAAATGATGAACCAGGTTTTGTACCTGGTTTTTTGTGCTGTCCGGACTGGAATGGAGATGAATCTTTCTGGCTGGCAGTGGCAGGAAAGGTCAAATTTGTCTGTCAAATGATCACGGAATGAGATCTTATTTTGAGACAATGACTCATTTGACTGCTTTACGTTGCCCCCTTTTTCTGTTGATATTTTTCAGGCAGGCACCCACCAATGTAAGGGAATCATCGATTTAAAAAGTTTGTTCTACCGATTTTTTCAGTGATTCAGACAACTCGAACCCCGTTCATAAACTTCCCTTCAGGGTGGAGTGTGTTCACTCTATTACAGAAATCTGATCAGGTGACCGGCTTTTCCCCCGATCTATAAATCTCTTAAATATCCCCGGATTTAAAATCTAAGTGCAACACATCAAGATTACACAAATAGGCCATGGAGACCTAAACTTAAAGTGCCAAAACTCTAAAGACAGGAAATCTCCATGAGAAAATCTCCATGACCCAATCTAAGAATAGCACTGCCGAGCATTACCAACAACTCACACCAGAAGAAAGAGGCGTAATTGAAGCGTATTTGAACGCTGGTCAGTCAAAAGCCGAAATCAGCCGTCTGCTTCATCGCAGTCGCAGTAGCATCTCTCGCGAAATCAGACGGGGCAGGGTTCAACAGCGTAATTATGACTACCTCTTTGTTTATCGATACTACGCTGACACCAGCCAGCTCTTTCATGAACGGGCCCGTCAAAAGTGCCATTCTAAGGGCTTAGAAGAACGCTGCTGGTTGTTCTTCAAGATGTTCACAAAGGCGCTCGGCTATGCTAGCGCCGCCGAGCTTATTGTGACCGCGCTGGCGAGCTAGCTCACGGCCTGA from the Sporolactobacillus sp. Y61 genome contains:
- a CDS encoding MarR family transcriptional regulator; amino-acid sequence: MKEKSADHYSEKRKKTGLELWMTLSQVYHIQANAYSRFLQKWEISLPQYELLVQIERKRRLSQKELAAQLSVSKGNITQLLGRLEKLGYVTREKEWKTKYVSLTEKGHALYASIIPEQRVFLASQFHTLSRKDQKALIKLLKNIKGASDEDTIK
- a CDS encoding helix-turn-helix domain-containing protein produces the protein MTQSKNSTAEHYQQLTPEERGVIEAYLNAGQSKAEISRLLHRSRSSISREIRRGRVQQRNYDYLFVYRYYADTSQLFHERARQKCHSKGLEERCWLFFKMFTKALGYASAAELIVTALAS